A single region of the Amia ocellicauda isolate fAmiCal2 chromosome 8, fAmiCal2.hap1, whole genome shotgun sequence genome encodes:
- the LOC136755209 gene encoding complement C1q tumor necrosis factor-related protein 3-like — translation MALRINGGWWLLLFVLLPFCMSQEEYTEVSRRQPRPRALVTQSQQQLAGNSPRRVFNRGASDTLVNGTDGNSTSSSPVQEDTNGTEGLRESAGDSDQEQFERPHLPDCNQCCRGDFGMRMIPGPPGTAGSPGPSGNPGNNGNNGAPGRDGGKGEKGDRGDMGPRGERGSHGVRGEKGYPGIPSELQVAFMASMATHFTNENSGIIFSSVENNIGNFLDTMTGRFHAPVTGVYFFTFSVMKHEDVEDVYVYLMHNGSAVLTTHSHGVKGKHDTAGNSAVLKLAKDDEVWLRMGTGALHGDHQRFCTFSGFLLFENRT, via the exons ATGGCGCTAAGGATTAATGGAGGCTGGTGGTTACTGCTGTTCGTCTTGTTGCCGTTTTGCATGAGCCAGGAAGAATACACGGAGGTGAGCAGGAGACAGCCTAGACCCAGAGCCCTGGTAACTCAGAGCCAGCAACAGCTCGCTGGGAACAGTCCCAGGAGGGTATTTAATAGAGGGGCCAGTGACACTCTTGTTAATGGGACTGATGGCAACAGTACTTCCTCAAGTCCAGTGCAGGAAGACACGAATGGTACAGAGGGTCTAAGAGAGTCAGCTGGAGACAGCGATCAG GAGCAGTTTGAAAGGCCACATCTTCCAGACTGTAATCAGTGTTGTCGGGGAGACTTTGGCATGAGAATGATTCCGGGACCCCCAGGAACAGCTGGATCTCCCGGTCCATCAG GAAACCCTGGAAACAATGGCAACAATGGGGCCCCAGGCCGTGATGGAGGGAAAGGTGAAAAAGGAGACAGAGGAGACATGGGACCTCGGGGCGAGCGTGGGTCTCATGGTGTGAGGGGAGAAAAGGGCTACCCTGGAATACCGTCCGAGCTACAG GTTGCATTCATGGCATCCATGGCCACCCACTTCACTAATGAGAACAGCGGCATCATTTTCAGCAGTGTGGAAAACAACATTGGAAACTTTCTCGATACGATGACTGGAAGATTTCACGCACCTGTCACAG GGGTTTATTTCTTTACTTTCAGTGTGATGAAGCACGAGGATGTGGAGGATGTGTATGTTTATTTAATGCACAATGGAAGTGCTGTCCTCACCACACACAG CCACGGGGTCAAGGGTAAGCATGACACCGCAGGGAACAGTGCCGTTCTGAAGCTGGCGAAGGACGATGAGGTCTGGTTAAGGATGGGGACTGGCGCGCTCCATGGAGACCACCAGCGCTTCTGCACTTTCTCCGGTTTCCTACTGTTTGAAAACCGAACCTGA